The following are from one region of the Nicotiana tomentosiformis chromosome 7, ASM39032v3, whole genome shotgun sequence genome:
- the LOC138895777 gene encoding agamous-like MADS-box protein AGL62, with translation MAKKPSIGRQKIKIAKIEVKNHLQVTFSKRRSGLFKKASELCTLCGVEIAIIVFSPARKVFSFGHPNVESIIDRFLSRNHNPISNSSLHLVEAHRNASVRELNLQLTQILAELEIEKIRGESLDQMRKTSQSQYWWEAPISQLGLHELEQLKESMEVLKNNVTNQESKFIVEITANSSFYFGVNGNGIFDNYDIKPAQIMVASNNLHNHNFGFDSAGLF, from the coding sequence ATGGCAAAGAAACCTAGCATTGGTCGTCAAAAgatcaaaattgccaaaatagAGGTGAAAAATCATCTCCAAGTTACCTTCTCAAAACGTCGTTCTGGACTTTTCAAGAAAGCTAGCGAACTATGCACACTTTGTGGTGTTGAAATAGCTATCATAGTTTTTTCTCCTGCAAGAAAAGTTTTTTCTTTTGGTCACCCTAATGTTGAGTCCATTATCGATAGATTCCTGTCAAGAAATCATAATCCGATTTCTAATTCATCACTTCATCTTGTTGAGGCTCATCGAAATGCTAGTGTTCGTGAGCTCAATTTGCAATTAACTCAGATTCTTGCTGAGCTTGAAATTGAGAAGATAAGAGGAGAATCACTTGATCAAATGAGGAAAACGAGTCAAAGTCAATATTGGTGGGAAGCTCCTATAAGTCAACTTGGTTTGCATGAACTTGAACAATTAAAGGAATCCATGGAGGTTTTAAAAAATAATGTGACAAATCAAGAAAGCAAGTTTATAGTTGAGATTACTGCTAActcttctttttattttggtgtTAATGGTAATGGGATATTTGACAACTATGATATCAAGCCAGCTCAAATCATGGTTGCTTCAAATAATCTTCATAACCATAACTTTGGTTTTGATTCAGCTGGATTATTTTAA
- the LOC104112913 gene encoding agamous-like MADS-box protein AGL62 gives MAKKPSIGRQKIKIAKIEVKNYLQVTFSKRRSGLFKKASELCTLCGVEIAIIVFSPARKVFSFGHPNVESIIDRFLSRNHNPISNSSLHLVEAHRNANVRELNLQLTQILAELEIEKKRGESLDQMRKTSQSQYWWEAPISQLGLHELEQLKEFMEVLKNNVTNQASKFMVEITANSSFYFGVNDNGIFDNYDIKSAQIMVASNNLHNHNFGFDSAGLF, from the coding sequence ATGGCAAAGAAACCTAGCATTGGTCGTCAAAAgatcaaaattgccaaaatagAGGTGAAAAATTATCTCCAAGTTACCTTCTCAAAACGTCGTTCTGGACTTTTCAAGAAAGCTAGCGAACTATGCACACTTTGTGGTGTTGAAATAGCTATCATAGTTTTTTCTCCTGCAAGAAAAGTTTTTTCTTTTGGTCACCCTAATGTTGAGTCCATTATCGATAGATTCCTGTCAAGAAATCATAATCCAATTTCTAATTCATCACTTCATCTTGTTGAGGCTCATCGAAATGCTAATGTTCGTGAGCTCAATTTGCAATTAACTCAGATTCTTGCTGAGCTTGAAATTGAGAAGAAAAGAGGAGAATCACTTGATCAAATGAGAAAAACTAGTCAAAGTCAATATTGGTGGGAAGCTCCTATAAGTCAACTTGGTTTGCATGAACTTGAACAATTAAAGGAATTCATGGAGGTTTTAAAAAATAATGTGACAAATCAAGCAAGCAAGTTTATGGTTGAGATTACTGCTAActcttctttttattttggtgtTAATGATAATGGGATATTTGACAACTATGATATCAAGTCAGCTCAAATCATGGTTGCTTCAAATAATCTTCATAACCATAACTTTGGTTTTGATTCAGCTGGATTATTTTAA